In a genomic window of Methylobacter sp. YRD-M1:
- a CDS encoding HlyD family type I secretion periplasmic adaptor subunit: MLAKILTHSLPQLDIDESGESTRIVRAGLFFGVLLVAIFLIWGSLAPIHGAVVTDGIVKIDSNRKSIQHLEGGIIKEILVREGSHVEKDQPLLILEDITTSSQLNILEDRYHAGKAKEARLLAQKKHAASVTFPQELTADNSEKTRKLLANEIELFNSRRKNFVDQVNLLNFEITQAQSQINGFRNEMAAIKSGMESIKKQLDASTTLQRKGYVEESKVWEQERLLAEKNERLGSIQADIAAAQANITNTRITIINLENTYTQEADDQLKETQKELLEVQELLRPAKNAQERSAVTAPLAGQVINLKVTTIGGVIRPGEDLMEIVPRQNELIVEAKIKTSDIDNVHIDQLAHIQLTAYNRRTTPMLEGKVTYISGDVLEDMVNRGTYYYLCHIKVDEAALSQLADNIILFPGMPIAAFIQTRARTFIDFLLEPIIDNMRRAFREE, encoded by the coding sequence ATGCTTGCAAAAATACTAACACACAGCCTGCCTCAATTGGACATTGACGAGTCCGGCGAATCAACCCGTATTGTACGTGCCGGATTATTTTTTGGCGTTTTGCTTGTTGCCATTTTTTTAATATGGGGATCTCTTGCTCCTATTCATGGAGCTGTTGTAACTGACGGCATTGTAAAGATTGATTCCAACCGAAAAAGCATTCAACACCTTGAAGGCGGCATAATCAAGGAAATTCTGGTGCGCGAAGGCAGCCATGTTGAAAAAGACCAGCCTTTGCTGATTTTAGAAGACATTACTACCAGCTCCCAACTTAATATCCTGGAAGACCGTTATCATGCAGGCAAAGCCAAGGAAGCGCGTTTACTGGCACAGAAAAAACATGCGGCAAGCGTGACATTTCCACAGGAATTGACAGCAGACAATAGCGAAAAAACCAGGAAACTCCTGGCTAACGAAATTGAACTGTTTAATTCCAGGCGCAAAAATTTTGTTGATCAGGTCAATTTGCTGAACTTTGAAATTACTCAGGCGCAATCCCAGATCAATGGCTTTCGTAATGAAATGGCAGCGATTAAATCAGGAATGGAATCTATCAAAAAGCAGCTCGACGCCAGCACCACTTTGCAACGCAAAGGCTATGTTGAAGAATCCAAGGTTTGGGAGCAGGAACGCCTGCTGGCCGAAAAAAATGAACGGCTGGGTTCCATACAAGCCGATATTGCCGCGGCTCAAGCCAATATCACAAATACGCGAATAACAATAATTAATCTGGAGAATACTTATACGCAAGAAGCGGATGACCAGCTTAAAGAAACGCAAAAAGAGCTGTTGGAAGTCCAGGAACTGTTAAGACCGGCTAAAAATGCCCAGGAACGGTCTGCCGTCACGGCTCCGCTCGCAGGCCAGGTGATCAATCTTAAAGTCACCACGATTGGCGGCGTTATCCGACCTGGCGAGGATCTGATGGAAATCGTGCCGCGTCAAAATGAGCTGATCGTAGAGGCAAAAATCAAAACCAGCGATATCGATAATGTGCACATCGATCAACTGGCGCATATTCAATTAACCGCTTATAACAGACGTACAACACCTATGCTGGAAGGCAAAGTGACTTATATTTCAGGTGATGTTCTGGAAGATATGGTTAATCGCGGTACATATTATTACCTTTGCCATATTAAAGTTGATGAGGCCGCCTTATCGCAACTGGCCGATAACATCATTCTGTTCCCCGGCATGCCAATTGCGGCATTTATCCAGACCCGCGCCAGAACATTTATTGATTTTCTGCTGGAGCCTATTATCGATAATATGCGCCGAGCTTTTCGCGAAGAATAA
- a CDS encoding glycosyltransferase, producing MEKTVTVPRKADKELNIVLGYQGRVEKMLNHAIVGWAHDQNQLMRPVQIDVLCGSEKITTLTADQDARSIGLDDIGACAFSLPLNASWLTGAKQELIFVYADTQKALTGSPFKIGPGRFDFKFTVEHGQRLIGWMQQRTLGEHAYSLTLMLDNEVLWRNDYHGGVRFDLCVDLPRKVFDNQPHTLQIILSDVDKKPCLITTRKIHHQYRGYIDYINFDKLTGWLVDTAYSEIPAVIDVVINGIKHATVTCHLCRPDASAKIASVTDRMGFEIVLPKDLVSATHSIEVFISGTNTRVISRKYILTPKDIIIRSLTYAAEQLKGASVDSDASGRSLSAGLSAPVEAHAWVRHHIIKPVIQQLRQSAGLPAALQLNPLHFVAEPCMDKSSIVDIIVPVYQGFDQTIDCINSVLAAQSNMSFELIVINDHSPDGQLTYKLRAMAKEHGFTLIENPKNLGFVATANIGLEQHKDRDVVLLNSDTLVFDHWLDRLDAASRQNSNIATVTPFSNNATICSFPIFNADNSIPDNIDPQQLDQWFAECNSGQIVDLPTAVGFCMWIKREALEETGYLDVKQWQQGYGEENDFCLRAATLGWRHVLAADVFVVHHGSISFAESKQQLLAENLPKLNKRYPDYPATVERFIQQDPVAILRNPVIKKLLRQRSDRYWLFVMHSLGGGAKTHGDHLAELLAQQGQPVLELSALTTTHWELRDQQGELRLIYRYPQDYPQLVSDLEELGVSRIHFHQIIGFPKDIWQLPKLLDCAFDFTAHDFLLICPRINMIDESGRYCENSQYDAAKCQRCIQLNGLPKVVGLDDLWQQHEQSMTRWRENTAQVLAQAEHIFCPSSSTADLYRKHFDLRNIVIRPHPMQPFVIQPGRMPADRKKAVNVAIIGAIGPHKGYSLILDCARHALKEGLPLHYVVIGFTCDDASLQQLDNVTITGSYENATQFAQLVEKHQCQLAAFLSVWPETFCYTLTEGLQNHLYPVALNYGALAERINALNYGMVIPANATAKTINQKLLLAAKKINSTSLSPLNHPGVDYPNLLNDYYQINEVD from the coding sequence ATGGAAAAAACAGTGACAGTGCCGCGCAAAGCCGATAAAGAATTAAATATCGTCCTCGGTTATCAAGGCCGCGTTGAAAAAATGCTCAACCACGCCATCGTCGGCTGGGCGCACGATCAAAATCAATTGATGCGTCCGGTGCAAATTGATGTGTTGTGTGGTTCGGAGAAAATCACTACGCTGACAGCTGATCAGGATGCCAGATCGATCGGTCTGGACGATATCGGTGCCTGCGCTTTTAGCCTGCCGCTTAATGCTTCCTGGCTGACTGGCGCGAAACAGGAGCTGATCTTTGTTTATGCAGATACCCAAAAAGCCTTGACGGGCAGTCCATTTAAAATCGGACCGGGGCGTTTCGATTTCAAGTTCACGGTGGAGCATGGGCAACGTTTAATCGGCTGGATGCAACAGCGCACGCTTGGCGAACATGCTTACAGCCTGACGCTCATGCTGGATAATGAAGTGTTGTGGCGCAATGACTATCACGGCGGCGTCCGCTTCGATCTGTGCGTCGACCTGCCGCGCAAGGTATTTGATAACCAGCCGCACACGCTGCAAATTATCCTGTCCGATGTCGATAAAAAACCCTGCCTGATCACTACCCGCAAGATTCATCATCAGTACCGGGGATACATTGATTACATAAATTTTGACAAGCTGACCGGCTGGCTGGTCGATACCGCCTACTCGGAAATTCCGGCAGTGATTGATGTCGTGATTAATGGCATCAAGCATGCAACCGTGACTTGCCACCTCTGCCGACCTGATGCCTCTGCCAAAATAGCTTCCGTTACTGACCGTATGGGGTTTGAAATCGTTTTACCAAAAGATCTAGTATCGGCGACACACAGTATCGAAGTTTTTATCTCGGGCACAAACACGCGGGTGATTTCCAGAAAATATATTTTAACGCCCAAGGACATCATTATCCGTTCATTGACTTATGCTGCCGAGCAATTAAAAGGCGCATCCGTTGATAGCGATGCAAGCGGCCGCTCATTATCGGCCGGTTTGTCAGCGCCCGTTGAAGCCCATGCCTGGGTTCGCCATCATATTATTAAGCCGGTTATTCAGCAATTGCGTCAAAGTGCCGGATTACCCGCTGCACTGCAGCTCAATCCGTTGCATTTTGTTGCCGAGCCTTGCATGGATAAATCGTCAATTGTCGACATTATAGTACCGGTTTATCAAGGTTTTGATCAAACCATAGACTGCATTAACAGCGTGTTGGCGGCGCAAAGCAATATGTCGTTCGAACTGATTGTGATTAATGATCATTCGCCGGATGGACAATTGACTTACAAATTAAGGGCTATGGCCAAGGAACATGGTTTTACGCTAATTGAAAACCCCAAAAATCTCGGTTTTGTTGCAACGGCAAATATCGGCCTTGAGCAACATAAAGACCGCGATGTCGTATTGCTCAATTCGGATACGCTGGTGTTCGATCATTGGCTTGACCGTCTGGATGCTGCCAGCCGCCAAAACAGCAATATCGCAACGGTAACGCCTTTCTCCAATAACGCGACGATTTGCAGCTTTCCCATATTCAATGCCGATAATTCAATCCCGGACAATATCGATCCACAGCAACTGGATCAATGGTTCGCTGAATGCAACAGTGGACAGATAGTCGACTTGCCGACAGCGGTCGGCTTTTGCATGTGGATTAAACGAGAAGCGCTGGAGGAAACCGGTTATTTAGACGTTAAACAATGGCAGCAAGGTTATGGCGAAGAGAACGATTTTTGTCTGCGTGCCGCAACGTTAGGATGGCGGCATGTATTGGCTGCGGATGTTTTTGTAGTGCATCACGGTTCCATCTCTTTTGCCGAAAGCAAGCAGCAGTTGCTTGCCGAAAATCTCCCAAAATTAAACAAACGCTATCCTGATTACCCGGCAACTGTCGAACGCTTTATTCAACAAGACCCGGTGGCGATATTGCGCAACCCGGTCATTAAAAAACTGCTGCGACAGCGATCTGATCGTTATTGGCTATTCGTAATGCACAGTTTAGGCGGCGGCGCGAAAACACATGGCGATCATCTGGCAGAATTATTGGCACAACAAGGCCAGCCGGTATTGGAATTAAGCGCTTTAACCACTACGCATTGGGAATTGCGTGATCAACAAGGCGAACTGCGCCTGATCTATCGCTATCCTCAGGATTATCCACAATTAGTAAGCGACTTAGAGGAGCTTGGCGTCTCGCGCATTCATTTTCATCAGATTATCGGATTTCCTAAGGACATTTGGCAGTTGCCGAAGCTGCTAGACTGCGCTTTTGACTTCACCGCGCATGATTTCCTGCTCATCTGTCCGCGCATCAACATGATCGATGAGAGCGGGCGTTATTGTGAGAATTCGCAATATGATGCCGCAAAATGCCAGCGCTGCATTCAACTCAACGGCTTGCCAAAAGTAGTTGGCCTTGATGATTTATGGCAACAACACGAACAGTCAATGACCCGCTGGCGAGAAAATACCGCACAGGTTTTAGCGCAAGCCGAACATATATTTTGCCCATCATCCAGCACGGCCGATTTATATCGAAAACATTTCGATTTACGTAATATCGTCATACGCCCTCACCCCATGCAGCCGTTTGTCATCCAACCTGGAAGAATGCCGGCTGATAGGAAAAAAGCTGTTAATGTAGCCATTATCGGGGCGATTGGACCTCACAAGGGCTATTCGCTCATATTGGACTGCGCCAGACATGCGCTCAAGGAAGGTTTGCCCTTGCATTATGTCGTCATCGGTTTTACCTGCGATGACGCTTCCTTGCAACAACTGGACAACGTCACAATTACCGGCAGCTACGAAAATGCGACACAATTTGCCCAGTTGGTTGAAAAACATCAGTGCCAATTGGCGGCTTTTCTCAGTGTATGGCCGGAAACATTTTGCTATACCTTAACTGAAGGATTGCAAAATCATTTATACCCGGTGGCGTTAAATTATGGTGCACTGGCTGAGCGCATCAATGCATTGAATTACGGTATGGTTATACCCGCAAATGCAACTGCCAAGACCATCAATCAAAAATTATTGCTTGCGGCAAAAAAAATAAACTCGACATCGTTGTCGCCGCTCAACCATCCAGGTGTTGATTATCCCAATTTACTTAACGATTATTACCAGATCAATGAAGTGGATTAA
- a CDS encoding CatB-related O-acetyltransferase: MIHITPEKLTILKDHGLDFYVPNRPIAGDFSFEPPCSIKFTTIEQACSMEAFSYIVSGFLCGVHIGRYCSIGENVQIGRQNHPLTWLSTSPFLYLNNKDILGVDTHFDSCLMNEPANLSDLPTSLRTTTIKNDVWIGHGAIINAGVTINNGAVVAAGSVVTRDVPAYAIIGGNPAQIIRYRFPEQTIAVLEHLQWWRFSPKQIAGWPINNIEQLINRLKASKDSLSVYMPTKYQIQNLLTSS; this comes from the coding sequence ATGATTCACATTACGCCGGAAAAACTAACCATTCTAAAAGATCATGGCCTGGACTTTTATGTTCCGAATCGGCCAATTGCAGGTGATTTCAGCTTTGAACCGCCATGCTCGATTAAATTTACTACAATTGAGCAAGCTTGCAGCATGGAGGCATTTAGTTACATTGTTAGTGGCTTTTTATGTGGCGTGCATATAGGTCGTTATTGCTCAATCGGCGAAAATGTGCAAATTGGCCGCCAAAATCACCCACTAACCTGGCTATCGACTAGTCCATTTTTATATTTGAATAACAAAGATATTTTAGGCGTTGATACTCATTTTGACTCTTGCCTAATGAATGAACCAGCGAATCTATCTGACCTTCCCACTTCCTTAAGAACTACAACAATTAAGAATGATGTATGGATTGGTCATGGCGCGATCATCAATGCCGGCGTGACAATTAACAATGGCGCAGTAGTGGCTGCAGGCTCTGTAGTTACTCGTGACGTACCGGCTTATGCCATTATTGGCGGCAATCCTGCGCAAATTATTCGTTATCGTTTCCCCGAACAAACTATAGCGGTTTTGGAACATTTACAGTGGTGGCGCTTCAGTCCCAAACAAATCGCCGGCTGGCCTATTAATAACATTGAGCAGTTGATCAATAGATTAAAAGCTTCAAAAGATAGTTTATCCGTTTATATGCCCACCAAGTATCAGATCCAGAATTTATTAACTTCTTCTTAA
- a CDS encoding TolC family outer membrane protein yields MMQKKYRILFYGLLLWLLSIPVAAQDLLQFYELALQRDPVLKQADANRLAVGESDNQGIARLLPTLNLSADHSRNYLNNTKRRPTYQGSGAQAYWNSGFELNLTQPVFHWDYWVQLDQADNQIAQAEALYQAELQNLMMRVAEAYFNILAEQDNLTFTQAEKNAFASQLEKAEESFKVGMMSMTDVYEARAAHDRAKADEIGAKNQVNNSKERLREIVGPIEIEPVPLEQQLPLRQPEPDNIDAWSQIAENQNLNILAVLNEAEVARKTIDLQQSAHYPVVDIVGAYSVTDNDSSFGLRGDQQRIGVQLNMPLFTGGAINSRTRQAQHEYEQAREKLTETRRSVDRQVKDAYRGVITSISQVEALKVTEISMQNALEATQAGFAAGTRTMVDVVRSQQDLYQAKRDYARSRYDYLINGLKLKQAASIATFQDLESINQLLGK; encoded by the coding sequence ATGATGCAGAAAAAATACCGCATATTATTTTATGGCTTGCTGTTATGGCTCTTGAGCATACCAGTTGCCGCTCAGGATCTACTGCAATTTTATGAACTGGCATTACAACGCGACCCCGTGCTTAAACAAGCGGACGCCAATCGTTTAGCCGTGGGCGAAAGCGATAATCAAGGTATCGCCAGATTATTGCCTACTTTGAATCTGTCTGCCGATCATTCCCGGAATTATTTGAACAACACTAAACGACGCCCGACATATCAAGGCTCAGGCGCGCAAGCTTACTGGAATTCAGGATTTGAACTGAATTTAACTCAACCGGTATTTCATTGGGATTATTGGGTGCAGCTTGATCAGGCAGATAATCAAATAGCGCAGGCTGAAGCACTGTACCAGGCGGAATTGCAAAATCTCATGATGCGTGTTGCTGAAGCCTATTTCAATATATTGGCTGAACAGGATAACTTGACGTTCACCCAAGCGGAAAAAAATGCTTTTGCCAGCCAATTAGAAAAAGCCGAGGAAAGCTTTAAAGTAGGCATGATGTCGATGACCGATGTCTATGAGGCACGCGCAGCCCATGACAGGGCTAAAGCGGATGAGATCGGAGCGAAAAATCAGGTTAATAACAGCAAGGAGCGTTTGCGCGAGATTGTCGGCCCCATTGAGATTGAACCCGTGCCTCTCGAGCAGCAATTACCATTAAGACAGCCCGAGCCTGATAATATTGATGCATGGAGCCAAATTGCCGAAAATCAAAACTTGAACATATTGGCAGTATTAAATGAAGCCGAGGTAGCTCGCAAAACCATCGATTTGCAACAAAGTGCCCATTATCCTGTAGTGGATATTGTCGGCGCTTATTCGGTAACCGATAATGACAGTTCATTCGGACTGCGCGGAGATCAGCAACGGATTGGTGTGCAATTGAATATGCCGTTGTTCACCGGCGGCGCCATCAATTCGCGGACACGCCAGGCTCAGCATGAATATGAACAAGCCCGTGAAAAATTGACTGAAACTCGCCGCTCAGTTGACCGCCAAGTCAAGGATGCTTATCGGGGAGTAATCACCAGCATCAGTCAGGTGGAGGCGTTAAAGGTAACCGAGATTTCCATGCAAAATGCACTTGAGGCGACGCAGGCTGGCTTTGCAGCCGGCACCCGGACAATGGTTGATGTTGTAAGAAGCCAACAGGATTTATATCAAGCCAAGCGCGACTACGCTCGTTCCCGTTACGATTATTTAATTAATGGACTCAAACTAAAGCAAGCGGCAAGCATCGCTACTTTTCAAGACTTAGAATCAATTAATCAGTTACTGGGCAAGTAA
- a CDS encoding tetratricopeptide repeat protein: protein MKRNKQRPAAKKSKRQKQTDPSSALSSAISMHQKGHLSEAENIYRSILKSQPDNPDALHFLGVLLHQTGQSDKAIASISQALRINPFYLDACNNLGNIYKEIGDMQKAAEAYRKVIDMMSNHVGACNNLGVVLRSLGEYEESVRILLRAVELSPGCADVFHNLGNTYQEQGEYNKAAEAYRQAIAVKSNHKYAYESLWRMMLKMGQPQQARSVLQRWIEADPESPIAKHHLSAFLGEDIPDRASQAYIQNIFDKFAASFDTVLNGLDYRAPELVAQAVSVLFPEPRQELSVLDAGCGTGLCGPLLRPYARTLVGVDLSSGMLNKARGRNVYDELIEADLVEYLSRYKALFDLIVSADTLVYFGELNPFLQVAAHVLNKAGSLVFTVEKSDEDSGNGFKLNPHGRYAHTHEYIKAALTAAGFDKCAADTVVLRKEAGQPVTGLLVTATLK, encoded by the coding sequence ATGAAACGTAATAAACAACGGCCTGCAGCCAAGAAAAGCAAGCGACAAAAACAAACAGATCCGAGCAGTGCCTTATCGTCGGCGATCAGCATGCATCAAAAGGGGCATTTGAGCGAAGCGGAGAACATCTATAGATCAATTTTGAAAAGCCAGCCGGATAATCCCGACGCTCTGCATTTCCTGGGGGTGCTGCTGCATCAGACCGGCCAGAGCGATAAGGCCATCGCCAGTATCAGTCAGGCGCTCCGGATCAATCCATTTTACCTGGATGCCTGCAATAACCTGGGCAATATCTACAAGGAGATAGGCGACATGCAAAAGGCCGCCGAGGCTTATAGGAAAGTGATCGATATGATGTCCAACCATGTCGGCGCCTGCAATAATCTGGGCGTTGTTCTCAGAAGTTTAGGCGAATACGAGGAATCGGTGCGCATATTGCTGAGAGCCGTTGAACTAAGCCCTGGCTGCGCAGATGTTTTCCATAATCTCGGGAATACTTATCAGGAGCAAGGTGAATATAACAAGGCGGCAGAGGCCTACCGGCAAGCCATTGCTGTAAAATCTAACCACAAATATGCCTATGAGAGTTTGTGGCGGATGATGTTGAAAATGGGTCAACCCCAGCAGGCCAGAAGCGTTTTGCAACGCTGGATCGAAGCCGATCCCGAGAGTCCGATTGCGAAGCATCACCTTTCCGCCTTTTTAGGCGAAGACATCCCCGACCGAGCTTCACAAGCTTACATACAGAATATATTTGATAAGTTTGCGGCCAGCTTCGACACGGTGCTAAACGGGCTTGATTATCGGGCGCCCGAGCTGGTCGCACAGGCTGTCTCCGTGCTTTTCCCCGAGCCCCGACAGGAACTCAGCGTGCTGGACGCAGGCTGCGGCACCGGGCTGTGCGGGCCTTTGCTGCGGCCGTATGCCCGTACATTGGTCGGGGTTGACCTGTCCTCTGGAATGCTGAACAAAGCCAGGGGGCGCAATGTCTATGACGAACTGATCGAAGCTGATCTGGTGGAATATTTAAGCCGATATAAAGCCTTATTCGATCTGATTGTTTCTGCTGATACATTGGTTTATTTTGGCGAGCTCAATCCTTTTCTGCAGGTTGCTGCGCATGTGCTCAATAAAGCGGGCAGCCTAGTTTTTACCGTGGAAAAAAGCGACGAAGACAGTGGCAACGGCTTCAAATTAAACCCCCATGGCCGTTATGCGCATACGCATGAGTATATAAAGGCGGCCTTGACGGCTGCGGGCTTTGATAAGTGCGCGGCGGACACGGTTGTGCTGCGCAAGGAAGCAGGGCAGCCAGTGACCGGCCTGCTGGTGACGGCTACTTTAAAATAG
- a CDS encoding cold-shock protein has product MSEQVVGTVKWFNDEKGFGFIEQEGGKDVFVHHSAINGTGRKTLREGQKVTMQVTQGQKGPQAENVTPA; this is encoded by the coding sequence ATGTCAGAGCAAGTCGTGGGTACCGTTAAGTGGTTCAATGATGAAAAAGGGTTTGGATTTATTGAACAAGAAGGTGGTAAAGATGTTTTTGTTCATCACAGTGCAATTAACGGCACCGGTCGCAAAACCTTGCGCGAAGGCCAAAAAGTTACTATGCAGGTAACTCAAGGTCAAAAAGGCCCGCAAGCTGAGAATGTGACCCCAGCGTAA
- a CDS encoding SRPBCC family protein: protein MPEFSLNTNWLIPAPVEAVWSCLIDTENWPSWWKYVISVEEIEPGDASGINNIRRYYWRTCLPYTLMLNLCVTEIETRRFVAVKVDGDLQGHGYCQLCPDSTDNYTEVEFRWQVQTRKPWMNRFATLAAPIFAWNHARVMKSGEESLIRYLSTVKNL from the coding sequence ATGCCTGAGTTTTCCTTAAACACAAACTGGCTGATCCCTGCTCCTGTTGAAGCGGTCTGGTCATGCCTGATCGATACTGAAAACTGGCCGTCCTGGTGGAAATACGTCATATCGGTTGAGGAAATAGAACCGGGAGATGCGTCCGGCATCAACAATATCAGGCGTTATTACTGGCGCACCTGCTTGCCATACACGCTGATGCTTAATTTATGCGTCACTGAAATAGAAACTCGTCGTTTTGTCGCCGTAAAGGTTGACGGCGACCTGCAAGGTCATGGCTATTGTCAACTATGTCCAGACTCCACTGACAATTACACTGAAGTTGAATTCAGATGGCAGGTGCAAACCCGCAAACCCTGGATGAACCGATTTGCAACATTAGCCGCGCCGATTTTTGCATGGAACCATGCACGCGTCATGAAGTCTGGAGAAGAAAGCTTAATCCGATACCTGTCAACTGTTAAAAATTTATAA
- the ettA gene encoding energy-dependent translational throttle protein EttA has product MAQYIYSMNRVGKIVPPKKYILKDISLSFFPGAKIGVLGLNGSGKSTLLRIMAGIDKEIEGEAIPLKGTNIGYLPQEPQLDPNKTVRGNIEEAVAETKAILDRFNEVSNAFADPDADFDALLAEQAELQEKIEAAGAWELDRKLEIAADALRLPDWDADVTKLSGGEKRRVALCRLLLSNPDMLLLDEPTNHLDAESVAWLERFLHDYPGTVVAVTHDRYFLDNVAGWILELDRGSGIPWEGNYSSWLEQKGRRLELEEKQESSRQKAMKAELEWVRSNPKGRHAKSKARLARFEELSSQEVQKRNETQEIYIPPGPRLGDVVIEADNISKGFGDRLLFNGLSFKLPPGGIVGIIGPNGAGKTTLFRMMAGLEQPSSGSLAMGQTVQLAYVDQLRDNMDPNKTVFEEISDGLDMITVGKYETPSRSYVGRFNFKGADQQKRIGELSGGERNRVHLAKLLKTGGNVLLLDEPTNDLDVETLRALEEALLAFPGCAVVISHDRWFLDRIATHMLAFEGDSNVVWFEGNYQDYEADRHRRLGSDADNPHRLKYKKLAQ; this is encoded by the coding sequence ATGGCGCAATACATATATTCAATGAATCGGGTAGGGAAAATTGTCCCGCCCAAAAAATACATACTCAAGGATATCTCGCTATCCTTCTTTCCCGGCGCAAAAATCGGCGTGCTGGGTTTGAACGGTTCCGGTAAATCGACATTACTGCGAATCATGGCCGGCATCGATAAAGAAATCGAAGGTGAAGCGATTCCGCTAAAAGGCACTAATATCGGTTATCTACCGCAGGAACCGCAATTAGACCCCAATAAAACCGTACGCGGCAATATCGAAGAAGCCGTTGCCGAAACCAAAGCGATTCTGGATCGTTTTAATGAAGTCAGCAATGCTTTTGCCGATCCTGATGCAGATTTTGACGCCTTACTGGCAGAACAGGCCGAACTGCAGGAAAAGATTGAAGCGGCCGGTGCCTGGGAACTGGACAGGAAACTCGAAATTGCGGCCGATGCACTGCGCCTGCCGGACTGGGATGCCGATGTGACCAAATTATCCGGTGGCGAAAAACGCCGCGTGGCCTTGTGCCGGTTGCTGTTATCCAATCCGGACATGCTGCTGCTGGACGAACCTACCAACCATCTGGACGCGGAATCGGTCGCCTGGCTGGAACGCTTTCTGCACGATTATCCCGGCACTGTCGTCGCAGTAACGCACGATCGCTACTTTTTAGACAATGTCGCCGGCTGGATTCTGGAGCTGGACAGAGGCTCGGGCATTCCTTGGGAAGGCAATTACTCCAGCTGGCTGGAACAAAAAGGCCGCCGTCTGGAACTGGAAGAAAAACAGGAATCTTCCCGCCAAAAAGCCATGAAAGCCGAGCTCGAATGGGTGCGCTCGAATCCTAAGGGCCGTCATGCCAAAAGCAAGGCGCGTCTGGCGCGCTTTGAGGAACTGTCATCTCAGGAAGTACAAAAACGTAACGAGACTCAGGAAATTTATATTCCACCCGGTCCACGCCTGGGCGATGTAGTGATCGAAGCGGATAACATCAGTAAGGGCTTCGGCGACCGACTGCTGTTTAACGGCCTGAGCTTCAAACTGCCGCCGGGCGGCATCGTCGGCATTATCGGACCTAACGGCGCAGGTAAAACCACGCTGTTCCGCATGATGGCTGGCCTGGAGCAACCCAGCTCAGGCTCGCTGGCCATGGGACAAACCGTGCAGTTGGCCTATGTTGACCAGTTGCGCGACAACATGGACCCGAACAAGACCGTCTTTGAAGAAATTTCCGACGGTCTGGACATGATTACGGTCGGCAAATATGAAACGCCTTCGCGTTCTTATGTCGGACGCTTTAACTTTAAAGGCGCTGATCAGCAAAAGCGCATCGGCGAACTTTCCGGCGGTGAGCGCAACCGCGTGCATTTAGCCAAGCTGCTGAAAACCGGCGGCAACGTATTATTGCTTGACGAGCCGACCAACGATCTCGATGTTGAAACCTTGCGCGCATTGGAAGAAGCTTTGCTCGCCTTCCCTGGCTGCGCCGTGGTTATTTCGCATGATCGCTGGTTCCTGGACAGAATCGCCACGCACATGCTGGCCTTTGAAGGCGACAGCAACGTGGTCTGGTTTGAAGGCAACTACCAGGACTACGAAGCTGACCGCCATCGCCGCCTGGGCAGTGATGCGGATAACCCTCACCGGTTGAAATACAAAAAGCTGGCTCAATAG
- the tusC gene encoding sulfurtransferase complex subunit TusC, which produces MKKYLFVLRKPVHSGAQVQEMLDIVLTTAAFDQQVAILLLDDGVFHLKNGQQPGIAGMKDTAAIFKALEIYDVHAIYTEVESLQERGLKPGDLCLPVQEFYRKDIAGLMKRYDIVFAG; this is translated from the coding sequence ATGAAGAAATATTTGTTTGTATTGCGCAAACCGGTGCACAGCGGAGCCCAGGTTCAGGAAATGCTCGATATTGTTCTGACTACGGCAGCATTTGATCAGCAGGTCGCGATCCTGTTATTGGATGATGGTGTTTTCCATCTAAAAAACGGCCAGCAGCCCGGTATTGCGGGTATGAAGGATACGGCTGCAATCTTTAAAGCGCTGGAAATCTACGATGTGCATGCTATTTATACTGAAGTTGAATCCCTGCAAGAGAGGGGGTTAAAACCGGGCGATTTATGTCTGCCGGTGCAGGAGTTTTACAGAAAGGATATAGCTGGGCTGATGAAGCGGTATGACATTGTGTTTGCAGGCTAG